gcatttgccttgcacacaactgacccaggtttgatccctggcatcccttagagtcccctgaatctgccaggaattctgaatcaggagtaattcctgagcaccactgggtgtggcacacaaACAATAAAATGACCAGTTTTGCGGCTTGTGGGGCCCCATCCTGGAGCTTGAAATCTGTTGCCCTGTGGTCTCCCAACTCACACCCCTCTGCATGCTGAGCTGGCATGCTGCCAGCTTGGCCAGGGTCACTGCAGCCATCAGCTCAGTGGGTGCCTGGGACCTGCCCACCCTCCCCTCagtgtttcgtttttttttttttgtttttggtttttgggctacatccgtttgatgctcaggggttcctcctggctaagcgctcagaaattgcccctggcttggggggaccatatgggacgccgggggatcgaaccgcggtcctctagcgccacctctttggccccagtgtttagtttttgggcaaactccctccccactgtgctattgtccaGCCCCCCTCTTCTCAGTGTTGGGGCCAGCTTCCAGTTGGGGTCCTTGCAGAATTGTGGTGCTGACTGGTTTTCTAGTTTTTTCTTTGATCATCTGCTACTGAAAATTCAAGAGTTCTTGTTTGggggttggaacaatagtacagtgggcagggcatttgccttgcacgtggccaacccaggacaggaggcagtttgaatcccggcatcccatatggtccccagagccttccaggagtaatttctgagcatagagccaggaggaacccctgatcttATCagatgtagccccccaaaaaagagttctTTGTTTCACAGATTCCCCCTGGCCAGctgtatttaggggttactctctgCTTGGTGCTGAAGTGATtccaggctctgccctcagtGTCTGCTCTCTATTAGGGAGGACTCAGATCCCACCCTGAGCTCCATCCCCAGCACAGAATCACAgactcgttctctctctctctctctctctctctctctctctctctctctctctctctctctctctctctctctctctctctccccccctctctcgaGGACCAATGTCATTGTCCCAGGGCCAGGCTGAGTGATTGGTGTCACCCAGCATAGCAGACCTGGGCAGAAGTTTCACACCTCCCCAGTGCTTGATTGAGGGGTGGCTGCCTGTCAGTGCTGCGGGCTGGGAGCCCGCAGTGACCAGGCATGCAGGACAATGTGGTGTTTGGTGTCAGGGACCACCAGGGCCATCTCAGgctgctctggagaccataggggccaggatggaacctggatgATATGACCTGCAAGATCAGTGCAGGCAGACCAGTTCCCACTCTGCAATTCTGTCGGtctgacttttgggtcacacccggggatGTTCTGGGGCTACTCCCCGCCCTGTGCTCAGGGCACGACTCACACCCGGTGGTGGTTGGGGCATTGAACCAACTGCACAGGAAGCCCTGCTGTTCCGCTCTTCCGAGCCACACTTGGGgctttatctatttttctttttgggtcacaccagcaatgcccagggcttacttctgcctctgtgctcagggattacttttagtaggcttgagggaccataaggggtcaGGGGTACcggggattgaatgtgggttgtCCTCATACAACACAAGCATCATACCTACTGTGCTAGGGTTCTGTCCATCACCCCAGAGTGGCGTATTTTACCAAGAAGTTTTGTCATTCCAGCCACTTCTAGCTACAGAAAATCAGCAAGAGGGATGGGGAAGGCTCGCGTGTGGGATCTGCTGGAGCCGGGACTGGCCACATGGTGCGGCCAGCTCTGAGCAAGGCCCTTTTTTACTGACCATCATGATGCTCAGCCCACACCCAAGCATCCCAACGCACTCAGAAGGCTGCTCTGTGGGGCTTCCCCTGTTGCGTGTCTCCTTCAGAGCCTGTGGGCTTCAGTGGGGTGGGGGAACCGCAAAGCATGTGGCTTCTTCCCAACCCACTCCCAGCGCTAGTGTGAGTGCTCCGGTGAAGATCCAGGTCCCCCTTGCATGTCCCCCGGCTCCTGGGCACAGCCCCGTGTGTGATGAGCCAAGGCTGTTCACTGCTGCCCTGCCTGCGGCCCAGCAGCTGCCTTCAGGGTATCTTGGTCTCATCTCATTGCAAAACCTCATCTTCCCCATGTTGGTTCTTGGTCTGCGGGTGCTCCCCAGGGTCAGCCTCACTGGGCCTCACTGGGCGGCTCCGTCTGGGGCAGAAAAGCTGCGGAGGAAGGAAATCCGCGGTGGTCAGCTCCTCTAGCGGAAGCCAGCGGAGCAAGGACATGTGTGGCTTCCTCTGTGATCCAAGTCGCCCTCTCTACACCCCCGAGACTCAGCCCCTGTAATCGGGGGCCCTGTAACTGGCACCCTGTAATCAGTAGGCGCACACGTTGGGTTCTGGGTGCAGGGAAGGAACCCAGGGCCACCTGCATGTGACACCCTAGCCCACTCCCAGCCAACACTATGGTTGCTTTCTGCAGAAGATAGCATTTAGGTGGGTTCACAGAGTCCCAGCTCTGTGGTGTCACTTTTCTCAGGGCTTCTTGGTGGCACAGCTGCAGTGATGAGAATGCGGTGGCATCTGTGACCTCGGGTTTCTGACTTGTCTGTGAATAATGGAGCTGTCCCTGTGGTCCTACTGAGGCATGGTTGAGCttcacccaatgcacaaaacccttctgcctggggccggagagatagcatggaggtaaggcgtttacctttcatgcagaaggtcatcggttcaaatcccgccatcccatatggtcccccgtgctggccaggagcaatttctgagcgaggaaaaatccttgagcacagctgggtgtgacccataaatcacactcacacacacacacacaaaaaaaaaaaccccaaaccctcTGCCTGCCCACCCCCATTGTTCTGGGCTGTGCCTGGGGCCTCCCCGCTAGACTAGGTGGGTAATGATGGGCCACAGAACAAGTCTGTGTCCGCAAGTTCTTTCATAAAGGGCTGGGGGCGACCATGGGTTCTGGGAACAGGCAGGAGACTGGCTCCTGGCAGGGAGCAGGTAGTTCATGGGAGTGAGGCGTATCAGTGTGGCCATTCATGTTCAGTGACTGTGAGCAGGGGCCCCTAAACCCCTGCATCCCACCTTGCTTGTCCTAGGGTAAAACAGTCTGCTTCACAGTGCGGGGGGGTCAGTAGGGGTGCCCTCATAGATGAACTATCAGAGATGAATGAATAGTTGGTGATGGACCCTCAGAAATACGCCCTCAGAGATGGACCCTCAGAGATAAATGCTCAGAAACGGACcctcaggggttggagagatagcacagtggtacagcatttgccttttacatgtCCAagccagaatggacctgggtttgatcccatatgatccccaaagcttGTCAAGGGTgattttctgagtgaagagcaaggagtgctgccaagtatggcccaaaaattccccccaaaagacaaagaaatggaCCCTCAGTGATGATGGACCTCATCAGGTATGAACTTTCAGAGCTGGACCCTCAGAGATGAATGCTAAGAGATGGACCTTCAGAAATgaatgcttggggccagagcggtggtgcagcggtatgGCCTTCGCCTTGCActtaggatggatcttggttcgatcccctggcgtctcatatggtccccaaaaccaggagtgatttctgagtgcatagctaggagtaactcgaacgtcactgggtgtggcccaaaagtcaaaaaaaaaataaaagaggaaaggaaaagaaaaagaaatggatgctTAAGAGATGGAcgctcaggcctggagagatagcacagtggtatttgccttgcaggcagccaatccaggacctaaggtggttggttcaaatcccggtgtcccatatggtcttgggcccggagagatagcacagcagtgtttgccttgcaagcaggcgattcaggaccaaaggtggttggttcgaatcccggtgtcccatagggtcccccttgcctgccaggagctatttctgagcagacagccaggagtaacccctgcgcactgccgggtgtggcccaaaaaacaaaaacaaaaacaaaacaaaacaaaaaaaagagatggacGCTCTGAGTTGAACCTTTTGGAGGTTGGGGtttgggttactcatggctctatgctcagacttcgctgggatgccgggaatcgaacaggCTCCATGTCGGATCTGTcctgctgttgtgctattgctccggccactGGGACGAACTTTTAGACTCTGCAGGGTGGCGGACAGGATCTTTACCCTCACTcgaaatggcaaaatgcaatatgtgcttcatagattattgttaaaatgagatgcttttgtgtgagtgtttgtctgttttggcaggtctgactcttagtttaaaattttggctctttgggtcgaacttgttcgccacagCCCCTCAGTGACAGACCCTTCGGGGTCTCGAACCAGCCCCCCAAGTCGGCTGCAGCCAATTCCCACTGCGGTTCCTCCGCTGGGGGCCCAGCAGGAGGCTGGAGAGGGCAGCCATGGGGGGCATGAGACCCCTTGTCTTCCTCAGTCCCTAGCGCTGGCGGGCAGGCTGCAGGTGGCCTGGGGGGTCTGAGCCAAGCCCCGGGATGGGGGGGGTGCGGGCTCGCCTCAGGGGGACCCCAGGTCGGACACCCGAGAGACGGAGGCAGGAGAGACTTTCTCAGCAGGTTGGCTGGGCATTCCGCCCTGGGGCGTCCGCGGCGGGAAACGGGGTCCCGCCGCCACCGCTGAGGGAAAATGTGGCCGGCACGCGGTCGGTGGTCGGTCGCGTCGGGCGCCCGGACTCCGGACCCCGCGGTGCTTTCCCGGCCCGGGCGGGCGGCCTTTGTGGGGCGTCGCTGAGGGGCGCGGCGCCCGCGGCGTGACGTGGAGCCCCGtggtgggaggggaggggaaggagggcgcgcgcgcgcgcgtgtgtgtgtgtgtgacgggCTGCGGTCAGGCCGCGCGGCCCGGCCgagggagcgagcgagcgagcgagcgagcgcccCCGGCGGGCCTGCGGTCGCGGGGGGCCGCGTGTGGCTTCGGGGCCCGGAGGCGGCGGCCGCGGGCGCGGCTGGACGGGCGCCTCAGCCGCCGCGCAGGAAGCGGCTCGGCCGGAAAAGGGGCCgcgggcgccgccgccgccgccgcctgccCCCCCTCGCGGACGGGACGGCCTTCCGGTGGGCGGGGCCTCGCGCTGGGGCGTGGCCGGGCGGGCCCGAGGGGGCGAGGGGGCGGGGCCTCGCGGCGCCGAGCGGATCCGAGCACGGCCGATTGGGCCCGAGGGGGCAGGGGGCGGAGCCGAGCGCCTCCGAACGCGGCCGAGCGTAGCCGATTGGGCCCGAGGGGGCGTGGCCCGCCGTAGCCGAGCGCGGCCGATCGGGCCGAGGGGCGGCGAGTGGGCGGGGCGGAGCGGAGCCGAGCGCGGCCGAGCGCCTCCGAAGCCGGCCGAGCGCGCGTGCCTGGAAGCGAGCGCCTCGGAGGGAGGCGGGCGCTCGCATTCCATCCGGGCCGGCGCTGCGGGTCGTCCGCTCTCTCGGTGCCGCTCgtccgctcgctcgctcgctcgctggctggctggctggctggcgcgcgggggctggggctgggctgggctgggctgaggcggcggcgcggcgcggcggggcggggcggggcggcgcggcgcggggcggggcggcggCGTGAGCTCAGCGCCGGGTGCTCAGTCCGAGCCGGAGCGAGCCGCGGGAGGATGCGCGCCGGGGCCCGCGCCGCCGCCCTCGCCGTCGCCCTCGCCCGCGCCCTCGCCTTCCGCGCCGCCGTCGCCGTCGCCGTCGCCGCGCTCTGAGGGCGTCGCTCGCAGCCGGGCGGGGCGGTCGGGGGGCGCGCGTGCGTGCGGGCGGGCGGGCCGGGCcctccgggccgggccgggccatcGCGGGCCGGCGGCGCCGCCGGGACGAGCCGCGCGGGCGGCGCGCGGTGGGGGGCGCGGGGCGGCGGGCTCGGCCTCGGCCTCTCGGGCCTGCCGGGCGTGTCGGGCGCCCCgggcccggcggcggcggcggcgattCGCGGGCCTCGGCGCCGCCCCCCGCCGCCCGCGCGGCCCCCGCGAGCCCCGGGCCCGCGAGCGTTGGCGTTGGCGTTGGCGGCGCGCGCCGGGGCATGCCCCGCGCCTAGGGCCCGGGGGGCGCGCGGGGGGCCGCGCGGGGGGGCCCGGGcgcggcgcggggcgcggggcgcgtgGATGCGGCGGCGGGCGCCGGCGCCGGGCTGCCGCGGCGGGACCCCTTCGCGCCGCCCGCCTTCCCCTTCGCGGCGCCGGGCGGCGAGGCCGaggccgcggcggcggcggcggcggcggcggcggcggccgtgATCGGCCGCGGCGAGGCGGCGACGGCGGGCGCGCGGGGCCGGGGCcgcgggcggcggcggggcgCGCGGGGCGGCGGCGGGCGCGGGGGCCCGGGCGCGCGGGAGCGGGAGCGGGAGCGGCCCGGGGAGCCCGAGCGCGCcatggaggcggcggcggcggcggcgggcgggcgaggcggcggcggcggcttccAGCCGCACCCCGGGCTGCAGAAGACGCTCGAGCAGTTCCACCTGAGCTCCATGAGCTCGCTGGGCGGCCCGGCCGCCTTCTCGGCGCGCTGGGCGCAGGAGGCCTACAAGAAGGAGGGCGCCGCGGCCAAGGAGGCGGCGGGCGCGGCCTCGGCGCCGGCGCCGCTGCCCGCGGCCGCCGAGCCGCCGCCGGTGCTGCACCTGCCcgcgctgccgccgccgccgccgccgccgccgcccgtgCTGCCCGGGCCCTTCTTCATGCCGTCCGACCGCTCGACCGAGCGCTGCGAGACGGTGCTGGAGGGCGAGACCATCTCGTGCTTCGTGGTGGGCGGCGAGAAGCGCCTGTGCCTGCCGCAGATCCTCAACTCGGTGCTGCGCGACTTCTCGCTGCAGCAGATCAACGCCGTGTGCGACGAGCTGCACATCTACTGCTCGCGCTGCACGGCCGACCAGCTGGAGATCCTCAAAGTCATGGGCATCCTGCCCTTCTCGGCGCCGTCCTGCGGCCTCATCACCAAGACGGACGCCGAGCGCCTGTGCAACGCGCTGCTCTACGGCGGCGCCTGCCCGCCGCCGCCCTGCAAGAAGGAGCTGGCGGCCGGCCTGGCGCTGGGCCTGGAGCTGAGCGCGCGCAGCCTGCGCGTCTACCACGAGTGCTTCGGCAAGTGCAAGGGGCTGCTGGTGCCCGAGCTCTACAGCAGCCCCAGCGCCGCCTGCATCCAGTGCCTCGACTGCCGCCTGCTCTACCCGCCGCACAAGTTCGTGGTGCACTCGCACAAGGCCCTGGAGAACCGGACCTGCCACTGGGGCTTCGACTCGGCCAACTGGCGGGCCTACATCCTGCTGAGCCAGGACTACACCGGCAAGGAGGAGCAGGCGCGCCTGGGCCGCTGCCTGGACGACGTCAAGGAGAAGTTCGACTACGGCAACAAGTACAAGCGGCGGGTGCCCCGGGTgagtgagcgagcgagcgagcgagcgagtggCCGCTGCCCCCCCTGGAGCTGGCTGGGCTGGGCTCGGGGCTGGACCCCGACTAGAAGGGCCCTGGCCGCCCCCCGGGCCTCCTGGGGGTGCTTTGGAATCTTGGGACAAGGACCCCCAGCCCCCTTCCCCGAAcgccaggccaggccaggtgtCCGGCCTCGGCTTCTCCCAGGGCCTGCCCCGGGGGTGAATCCCGGCGTCGTCGTCGCCCTCCTGGCCTGCGATTTGTTTGGGACGCGCCCTTTCCGGCTCCCTCTCTCGGAAACGCGGCGGGGAGGGCCCTGGCCCGGCTCCCGCGGCCCCCCTCCCCCGGCCCTCGGATCTGGAACTTTGGAATATCCGAGCGAGCGAGCGCACTCGGCGGCACACAGAGCGGCCCCGGCTCAGCTATTCTTGGGAGTCCTCATTAATTCAGCTATtgcatcaaactttttttttctggatctgTGAATAGCTGCTCCCGCCCGGCTCTGGGCGCCCCTCCAGCAGCGTGTCAGAGTCTGGGGAGCGGCTCGGCGCCTGTGCAGGGGGGCCGCTGCGCGTGCGTGTGAGGGTGGCTGTGTTGGCGGCTGCGGCCCAGGGCCAGGCCGGCGCCCAGCTGGCAGCTGTCtgccgcggggggggggggggcgcgggaGGAAGGGTCGTCCGGTTGGCGTGGGCCTTTCTGTTCAGGGGGTCCTCCCCTGCCTGCCCGCTGACGCACGGAGGCTGGCAGCGCGCGTGCCTCTGAGCTGAGTGCCCTGTGCTGTCTGTCCTCTGCTGTGTGGACACGGGTCAGCGTGTGTCTGTGATCGTCCCCAGCCCATCGACCTGGGCCTAGCTCGGCCCTGTCCCTGGTTGGGGGTTCAGAGTGCAAGGCAGGATGGTCCCCGGCTCTCACTCCGGGCGTTGGCGCAGGCCCTGGGCGCTGCCCTTTCTCCGGCCACCGCCCTTCCAGCCACACTGCCCGGGAACTGGGGCTCCCCAGGGGCCTGGAGGAGACCGGGGGAGTGGCCGTCGTCCCGCAGGGCAGGCCTCAGCCTAGGGACACATTTCAGTCTCCCCAGCACAGCCCTGCGCTTGTCTGTCCCCACTGGCCCTTGTAAGAGGGTGCTGGAAGGGGATCCCTCACTTCAGAGTTGAAGGGAGGCCAGGGACCGATGCAGAGAGCTGCTCTCTGCAGGGTGGGGCGCCCCAGCCCGGGTTCTGGGGGTGCCAGGGCCGCCCCTCAGATGAGAACAGGCGTCTCTGCCGCGGTGGGGTTTATAGCCCTGAAGCCTGGGGTGCTGTGGAAGGGGCTTGTCCATTGTCACCGGGGCCATGTCTTGCCCTCTAGGCCACTCTCTGGTGCTTCCCTGGGGTGCAGGGGTGGCAGCTACCCACCTACCTACCCCCAGACCTTGGTACTGTCCTTTCCGCCCGGGGCTAGTTCCAGTAGGCACAGAGCTGTCAAGGGCctgttgtgtgtgtctgtgtgtctgttgtGGGGACGACGCTGCTGTCCTTCACGCCTCAGGCTGCTTGCGCTTGGGGTGTTCTAGACTGGGCTTTTCTCCATGCAGTGACTATGCAGGGGCCTGGCTCTGGGGCTGTGCAGAGGGAGGACCTGGCAATCGCAGTGCTGGACTTTTTTTCCGGCCTCCTCCCTCCCTGCGGGGTCTGGACTGTGGACCCAGGACAGCTCTCCCACCCAGGTTCTTGGGCTTCTTGGGGCCCCGGTCATTTCCGGGGTCTGAGCAGAGTTTCCCAAAAGACCCCACCTGCCGTCCCGTTTTCTAGAGAGAACCTTCTCTAGAACCCTGG
This window of the Suncus etruscus isolate mSunEtr1 chromosome 6, mSunEtr1.pri.cur, whole genome shotgun sequence genome carries:
- the LOC126010950 gene encoding basic salivary proline-rich protein 4-like, with product MPRRAPPTPTPTLAGPGLAGAARAAGGGAEARESPPPPPGPGRPTRPAGPRGRGRARRPAPPTARRPRGSSRRRRRPAMARPGPEERGDGDGDGGAEGEGAGEGDGEGGGAGPGAHPPAARSASERASERTSGTERADDPQRRPGWNASARLPPRRSLPGTRARPASEALGRARLRSAPPTRRPSARSAALGYGGPRPLGPNRLRSAAFGGARLRPLPPRAQSAVLGSARRREAPPPRPLGPARPRPSARPRPPEGRPVREGGQAAAAAAPAAPFPAEPLPARRLRRPSSRARGRRLRAPKPHAAPRDRRPAGGARSLARSLPRPGRAA